The following are from one region of the Rhodopirellula sp. P2 genome:
- a CDS encoding aminotransferase class I/II-fold pyridoxal phosphate-dependent enzyme, producing the protein MDLQQYFKNETPPRDHFVSVLRHWVQVRPNAPAFTFTDGEGSDQTLSYAELWEEVRGLAGYLQGRCGIRAGDRVLLLYPPGLDFVIGLFATHAAGAIAVPAYPPRRNRKASRIRSIVVDADARWALSTRSVVDQLSGNELHEDLVGVQLLGTDVPSKRDATHWRCPKLRNEALGVLQYTSGSTGSPKGVMLTQANLIANSELILHGFEPQSTIIGASWLPTYHDMGLVGGVLMPMFVGRHNILMSPMAFLQRPSRWLQTIARHQVTISGGPNFAYQLCVDKIRDEELEGIDLSSWEIAFNGAEPVRSSTLDAFTQRFGKYGFRHSSHLPCYGMAETTLIVTGGPVSPRPVLQQFDGPALDEKAVRPAVDVAPAEDEQPGAEDKPAIGASNRATRELVGCGRVLPSERVLIVDPDTRQTLPPDAIGEIWVQSPSVGRGYWQRREQSTKTFAAMTSEGEGPFLRTGDLGFLYGGQLYVSGRLKDMIIVRGVNRYPQDIEATVEHASDVVQAGSVAAFAMNADSDETETGREKLIIVAETVRKRDLDWDDHLQSIRRAVTEDHDLPPDAIYLVRNSSVPKTSSGKIQRHACLHAVRDKELKVIAQWIRGEESSLQNAGLAGETMMKAAAASDAGGGDSVADPVVAEAIVSHVRAIAGERAGSIHPDTNIVLDLGLDSLERLEIARNLERTFGGRFPEQVLDEIETIGQIATAVERYLPAGALGRAEQFLAGRGDTQRDGDDDLINTNANGEASTDGEGPLARVMQTPQVEPEDDVTQFAEYRRLKSTMRQMQLTGVPNPYFTVHDCVVGDKTIVDGKTLISFASYNYLGLSGHPEVSKAASDAIAKYGTSVSASRLVSGEKPIHGELERKIAKWVGVDSSITMVGGHSTNETTIGHLVGPGDLILHDALSHNSIVQGALLSGAKRRPFPHNDYEALDKMLTALRGQYRRTLIIIEGVYSMDGDFADVPKFVEVKKRHRAMLMVDEAHSFGTMGATGHGIAEHFDFNARDVDIWMGTLSKSASSCGGYIAGSEALVELLRYTAPGFVFSVGMPPGQVAAAIASLEVLEREPQRVQRLRQNSELFLNLCREAGLDTGDSGGTPVVPVITGNSLVALRLSNRLKKDGINVQPILYPAVDESAARLRFFITSEHSEEQIRFTVERTAHHYNDLSDSPAAPLRGTG; encoded by the coding sequence GCCGCGTCGAAACCGCAAGGCCTCTCGGATCCGTTCGATTGTTGTCGATGCAGACGCCCGTTGGGCGCTTTCGACTCGGTCGGTGGTGGATCAGTTGTCGGGCAACGAACTGCACGAAGATTTGGTGGGTGTGCAGTTGCTGGGCACCGACGTCCCCAGCAAACGTGACGCAACCCATTGGCGGTGCCCGAAACTTCGCAACGAAGCGCTCGGTGTGTTGCAATACACATCCGGATCGACGGGATCGCCCAAGGGGGTGATGCTGACGCAAGCCAATTTGATCGCCAACAGTGAATTGATTCTGCACGGTTTCGAACCGCAATCGACGATCATTGGTGCGTCTTGGTTGCCGACTTACCACGACATGGGATTGGTCGGCGGCGTGCTGATGCCGATGTTCGTCGGACGCCACAACATTTTGATGAGCCCGATGGCGTTCCTGCAGCGGCCGAGTCGTTGGCTGCAAACGATCGCGCGGCATCAAGTCACGATCAGCGGCGGCCCCAACTTTGCCTATCAGTTGTGTGTCGACAAAATTCGCGACGAAGAACTCGAAGGCATCGACCTGTCGTCTTGGGAAATCGCGTTCAACGGAGCGGAACCGGTTCGTTCATCGACGCTGGATGCATTCACACAGCGATTTGGGAAATACGGATTCCGGCACAGTTCTCACCTGCCGTGTTACGGGATGGCCGAGACGACCTTGATCGTCACCGGGGGCCCGGTTTCCCCGCGTCCCGTTCTGCAGCAATTTGACGGGCCTGCCCTGGATGAAAAAGCGGTTCGTCCCGCTGTGGATGTGGCCCCTGCCGAGGATGAGCAACCGGGCGCCGAGGACAAACCGGCGATCGGGGCCTCCAACCGAGCGACGCGAGAACTGGTTGGCTGCGGCCGAGTGTTGCCCAGCGAACGTGTGTTGATTGTGGACCCTGACACGCGGCAAACGCTGCCTCCCGATGCGATCGGCGAAATTTGGGTTCAGAGCCCTTCGGTTGGTCGTGGTTACTGGCAGCGTCGCGAGCAATCGACCAAAACGTTCGCCGCGATGACTTCGGAAGGCGAAGGCCCGTTCCTGCGAACGGGTGACCTTGGATTCTTGTACGGCGGCCAGTTGTATGTGTCCGGTCGCCTGAAAGACATGATCATTGTCCGTGGCGTCAATCGTTATCCACAGGACATCGAAGCCACGGTTGAACACGCCAGCGACGTCGTGCAGGCGGGGTCGGTCGCCGCGTTCGCGATGAATGCGGACAGTGACGAAACTGAGACTGGTCGCGAAAAACTAATCATCGTGGCCGAAACGGTCCGCAAGCGAGACTTGGATTGGGACGACCATTTGCAGTCGATCCGCCGAGCGGTGACCGAAGATCACGACTTGCCGCCTGACGCGATTTACTTGGTCCGCAACAGTTCGGTGCCTAAAACCAGCAGCGGGAAAATCCAACGTCACGCCTGCTTGCATGCGGTTCGTGACAAAGAATTGAAGGTCATCGCCCAGTGGATTCGTGGCGAAGAGTCCTCCTTGCAGAACGCCGGTTTGGCTGGCGAAACCATGATGAAGGCCGCTGCCGCATCGGACGCGGGGGGGGGGGATTCGGTCGCTGATCCCGTGGTTGCGGAAGCGATTGTGTCGCACGTCCGAGCGATCGCGGGTGAACGGGCAGGATCAATTCATCCAGACACCAACATCGTCCTGGATCTGGGGCTCGATAGTTTGGAACGACTCGAGATCGCCAGAAACTTGGAACGCACTTTCGGGGGCCGGTTCCCCGAGCAAGTGCTGGATGAAATTGAAACGATCGGCCAAATCGCGACGGCGGTGGAACGTTACCTGCCCGCCGGTGCACTCGGACGCGCCGAGCAGTTTTTGGCGGGGCGGGGTGACACCCAGCGCGACGGCGACGATGACCTCATCAATACAAACGCCAATGGCGAAGCCAGCACGGACGGCGAAGGTCCGCTCGCTCGTGTCATGCAAACACCTCAGGTTGAACCGGAAGACGACGTCACGCAGTTTGCCGAGTACCGTCGTTTGAAATCGACGATGCGGCAAATGCAATTGACCGGTGTGCCCAACCCGTACTTCACGGTTCATGACTGTGTGGTCGGCGACAAAACGATTGTCGATGGCAAAACGTTGATCAGTTTTGCCAGTTACAACTACTTGGGCCTGAGCGGTCATCCGGAGGTTTCCAAAGCAGCCTCGGATGCGATCGCGAAGTACGGGACGAGCGTCTCGGCCAGTCGTTTGGTGAGCGGTGAGAAACCGATTCACGGCGAACTCGAGCGCAAAATTGCGAAATGGGTCGGGGTCGACAGTTCCATCACGATGGTCGGCGGTCACTCCACCAACGAAACCACGATCGGGCACTTGGTCGGACCCGGTGATTTGATCCTGCACGACGCACTTTCGCACAACAGCATCGTGCAAGGCGCATTGTTGTCAGGCGCCAAACGCCGACCGTTCCCGCACAATGATTACGAAGCGCTCGACAAAATGCTGACCGCCTTGCGTGGCCAGTACCGTCGAACGCTGATCATCATCGAAGGCGTTTACAGCATGGACGGCGATTTCGCCGATGTGCCGAAGTTTGTCGAAGTCAAAAAACGTCACCGCGCCATGCTGATGGTCGATGAAGCTCACAGCTTCGGAACCATGGGAGCGACCGGTCACGGGATTGCTGAGCACTTCGACTTCAACGCTCGCGATGTCGATATTTGGATGGGCACCCTCAGTAAATCAGCGTCCTCGTGCGGTGGATACATCGCGGGCAGTGAAGCGTTGGTGGAACTCCTGCGTTACACCGCCCCTGGGTTTGTGTTCAGCGTTGGCATGCCGCCCGGACAAGTTGCCGCCGCCATCGCTTCGTTGGAAGTGCTGGAACGCGAGCCCCAGCGAGTTCAGCGACTGCGTCAAAATAGCGAATTGTTCCTGAATCTGTGCCGTGAGGCAGGTTTGGACACCGGCGACAGTGGCGGAACCCCAGTGGTTCCCGTGATCACTGGGAACAGCTTGGTCGCACTTCGATTGAGCAATCGGTTGAAGAAGGATGGGATCAACGTGCAGCCGATTTTGTACCCGGCGGTGGATGAGTCGGCGGCCCGCCTGCGGTTCTTCATCACCAGCGAACACAGCGAAGAGCAAATTCGCTTCACGGTCGAACGCACCGCTCACCACTACAACGACCTGAGCGACTCGCCTGCGGCGCCACTACGCGGCACGGGGTGA